From the genome of Sulfurimonas paralvinellae:
GCAACCATGCCGAAGGTGAGATAGAAGAGTATATTGAAGCAGCTATACAAAAGGGAACAAAAGTTTTCGGTTTTTCCGATCACGCACCGATGGATTTCGACCCTGAGTACCGTATGAAATTTGAAGATATGCAGGCGTATGAAGCGAGTGTGCTTGCTGTAAAAGAAAAATATAAAGACAAAATAGAGATCCTTTTAGGCTACGAGGTCGATTATCTGCCGGGTCATATGGATGAGCGAGTTCTGCATGCAGATGTAGACTATCTCATCGGTTCTGTACACTTCATTGATGAGTGGGGCTTTGACAACCCTGAGTTTATAGGGCAGTATGAAAATGAAGACATCGATGTTATCTGGCAGAAATATTTTGATGCCATAGAAGCCATGGCAAAGACAAAATTATTTGATATCGTAGGGCATTTGGATCTTATTAAGATCTTTAAGTTCATGCCCAAAAAAGAGATAACAGAGATTGCAAAGAAGGCTTTGCTTGCCATTAAAGAGAGCGATATGGTTTTAGAGATCAATGTCGCCGGATACAGAAAACCTGTCGCTGAGGCATACCCTTCCAAAGAGCTTTTAGAAGAAGCGTATAAACTCGGCATCGATATAACCCTCTCTTCCGATGCTCATAAACCCGAACAGGTAGGACTCTATAACGATCAGGTGATTGCCATGGCAAAATCAATAGGCTACAGAGAGTGTGCCTATTTTCAAAACAGAGAAAAGAAGTTTCTCCCTCTTTAACTCTTTGTATTAATGACCCATTTGGAAAAAATGTCAAGGTAGTTCCAAAAAGATTCAATGTACTCCGGGGAGATGCCTTCATCTTCAAGTTCCATCAAAAGCGGCTGATACAACTTCAGCCACACCCGTCTTGCTTTTTCATCAATTCGAAAAGGGGCATGACGCCCTACCATCTGATGGTCACCACGTGTCTGCGTGAAATAATCAGGTCCACCGGATATCTCTATAAGAAAATCCGCTGCATGCTTCTGGGCTTCTGCAAAATCTTCATCGTCAAATACAGGAAACAAAAAAGCTATATCACTCGTTTTAATGGAATCATAATGATCATGAACAAGTTTCCTGAAACGCTCTTCTCCCACCTCATGAAAAAATCCCGGATGCGGCTTTGCAACTGGAGGCCGAACACCAAGTTCACCGTCTGTAATTTTTAGATTCAAAAAGCTTCCTATTTTTTATAAAAGTATATAAAAAACTCCATCCCTCTAAAATTAAAATTTCTGCATAATATCACTATAAAGTTATAATTAATAATTGCACTTGTATAATACTTCAAAACAATAATGTAAAAGGAAATCCTAATGGGTAAATATATTGAACTAACAGCTGATAATTTTGAAGCGACACTTGCTGAAGGTGTTTCACTAGTAGACTTCTGGGCTCCATGGTGTGGGCCGTGTCGTATGATCGCTCCGGTAATCGAAGAGCTTGCTGAAGATTATGACGGAAAAGCAAAAATCTGTAAAGTAAATACTGACGAAGAGCAAGAGATTGCTGTAAAATTTGGAATCCGTTCTATCCCTACTGTAATGTTCTTCAAAAACGGTGAGTTAGTTGACCAAATGGTTGGTGCTGCTTCTAAACAAGCATTTGCTGACAAACTTGACGCACTTTTAGCGTAATTTTAAAAGGCTAAGCAGAGTGGCAAAACGCAAAGGAGGCAAAAGCCTCTTTTCACTCTCCACTCTTCTTGCTTCTTTCTTTGGTGCCGCAATGATTGCCGGTGCTTTTGCCTACTTCAACTACAAATTTTCCGAATACAAATTTATCGATTTCAAAGAGTGGTCTTTTTATGAAAAAAGTGATATTTTCATGCCAAAAGAAGAACGCTACATCGTTATCTTTTACTCCTCACGCAACAAAGGAAGTATGGAAAAACTGGCAAAGCTTAATCTTAACAATCCTATTATCGCCATTGATTACTATAACAAGATCTATCCAAACTCAAAGAACACCACTTTTTTACGCGCAGGAACCAACACCTCACTGAAGTTCATTCAGCGTTTCAACATTTATGAAGTCCCATCTATGTTCTTTATAAAAAGAATCAAAGAGACTCTTTATAAACAAGATAGTATGATACGTACACTTGATAAACTAGATGATTTAAAGGATGCGAATTATGAGTAATATATTAGACTGTGCCATCGTAGGTGGAGGACCGGCAGGTCTTACTGCAGGACTCTACACAACACGCGGCGGCTTGGAAAATGTCACTATGTTCGAAAAAGGTATGCCGGGCGGTCAGATCACACAAAGTTCAGAGATAGAGAACTATCCCGGAGTTACAGGGGAGATCACAGGAATGGATCTTATGATGCCATGGCCCGAACAGTGCCAAAAATTCGGTCTCAAACACGATATGAGCGAAGTGAAACAGATCCGTAAAGACGGTGACATTTTCACTGTCATTAAAAGTGATGATTCACTTATTCACGCTCATTCTGTCATTGTATGTACAGGCTCTTCTCCAAGACGTGCAGGTTTTGCTGGCGAAGATGAGTTTTTCGGTAAAGGTGTCAGTACCTGTGCGACCTGTGACGGTTTCTTTTACAAAGGCAAAGAGGTCGCTGTTATCGGTGGTGGAGACACAGCACTTGAAGAAGCACTCTATCTCGCTAAGATCTGTACGAAAGTCTATCTCGTTCATAGACGTGACACATTCAGAGCAGCGCCAAACACAGTAAAACGCGTAGAAGAAAATGACAAAATAGAACTTGTTCTCAACTCTGTTCCCGATGAAGTCTATGGTGATGCAATGGGTGTTAACGGTGTGAAGGTAAAAGACAAAGAAGGCAATATCCGTGATATTGAAGTACCAGGTGTCTTTGTTTTTGTCGGAAACGATGTCAATAACCAAACACTCATTCAAGAAGACGGCAGCTTTTTATGCGATGTCAATGATCAGGGGCAGGTTATCGTTGATTTGAGCATGAAAACCTCGGTACCGGGTCTTTTTGCAGCAGGTGATATGCGTATTGAAGCGCCTAAGCAGGTAGTATCTGCAGCCGGAGACGGAGCAGTTGCAGGTATTGCAGCAATCTCATATGTAGATGAACTATTAAACTAAAAAGGATATAAATGACAACTATCAAAGTAGGTGTATTTGGAGCAAGCGGCCGTGTAGGCAAACTACTTATAGAAGATTTAAAAAATACGCAAGGTATGGGTTTAAGTTCTGTTTATGTCAGAAACTCTCTTGATTTTGCAATCGATCCTTCCGTATTGGTAACATCTGATATGCATTCATTTATCGGTGCTTCTGACATCATTATTGATTTCTCATTGCCAGAGGCTTGTGAAGCACTGCTCGAAGAGGCTATTAAAACACCAAAACCGCTTGTTATCGGAACAACAGGTTTAAATACACATCAACTCAACCTTCTCAAGCAGGCAAGCGAGCTTATGCCTGTTCTCTATGCGACGAATATGAGCCTTGGTGTAGCTCTTTTAAATAAACTTGTTCATCAAGCCTCAGCCGCACTTGAAGGTTTTGATATCGAAATCGTAGAGATGCACCACAGACATAAAAAAGATGCCCCAAGCGGTACAGCACTCACACTTGCAGAATCTGCCGCAAACGGTCGTAATCTTGATCTTGATAAAGTTCGTGTCAGTGGAAGAGACGGTAACATCGGTGAGAGAACGAAAGATGAGATAGCCGTTATGGCACTTCGCGGCGGCGATATCGTCGGACGTCATACAGTCGGTTTTTACAATGACGGCGAGTTCATCGAACTCAACCATACCGCAACCTCACGCAACACTTTTTCAAAAGGTGCACTGCGTGCCGGAAAATGGCTCTCAGATAAAGAGCCGGGGCTCTACAGCATCAGTGATTGTTTAGAACTTTAAACATCTTTTTGTTTTAAATCTCTAAAGCCGATTTTGCAAGCTTTGCCCAGGCGGAGCTTGGATCGGCCTTTATCGCTTCGTTATAGGCCTTCTGTGCCTCTTCATCTCTCCACAGTTTACCAAGAGCCATGCCAAGCAGATATTTTTGTCTTGCTCTCTCATTTTTACTCAGTTTTAACGTATCCAAAGAGCGTATTACACTTAATGCTTTATTGTAATCATGTTTATTCATCAAAGCACTGTAAAGAGCAAATTCTATAAAAGGACTTTGTGCATGGGAGTGAGATCGTTTTTGAATACGCATTACTTTTGTAGCGTATTTGATTATCATATTATCATCTTTAAGTTCATCTCCAAGATTTACCATGGCAACATACCTGTCGATATCTTTATAATCAAGCCCAAATATATCTTCAATCTTCGCCATTGTTTTAATCATATTCTCTTTTTGTTCTAAGCGTTCATAGGCATCAAAAAGATATCTGTAAACCTCTTTATAAGGCGATTTTTTAGCATTTTCAATGAGAGCGATGAGATCTTTGGCAGCATCCACTACCTCACTGTAGTTTCCTGTCTCAAAATCAATCTTGATGTATCGATAGAGCCATTTTTTACGCTGCTGAATATTTTTAGACTTGAGATGTTTGAAAGCGACTGATTTACAAAGTTTGAAATCTCCGCCTTTCATCCCACACTCATATATACCGTCATCCCATGAGTTAGAGAGAGTGATATTGTAGTCATTAGCAATAACAAGTACATTTTTACAGTTTTTCTTCTGCAGTGAACTCTCCATGAGTCCCACAGCTGCCTCTTTTATGATCTGACCAACATCTGTAAATCTATCACTGTCAAGATTCTTCAGCTCATCTTCCATAGCGAGCAGTGCTTCATAACGTTTCTCTCGAAGCAGCAGTTTCGCTTTTTCATACAGTGCTTTATCGGCAATGAAATCACCCTGATACTCTTGAATGAGTTTGTCATACTCAGCAAGTTTTACACTGCTGTTTTGATCATCATCTTCAAAGAAGAGCCCATCTTTAGCTGTTTGTACATCATCGATGTAGTCACCATCCGGAAATTTCTTTATATAGCTGTTGAGTGCTGCCAATGCCGCTTTTTTATCTTTTGTTTTTGCCAGCCAAAGCGCTTTGTCTTTGAGAAGCTCTTCATATTCATCATAGGTAGGCCCCATAGAATGCAGCATGGTATCTGCTATAGCTGCTGCTGTTTTGTATTCCCCTGCATCAGCAAGTGTCTGCATAATCTTCATTGATGCCTTGATATTTTCCATAAAGAAATCCGGTTTTGCCTGGATGATCTTCATGGCATATTTGGCTGCTTCTTTTGGAGAATGACTTATGAGTATCTTGGTAAGATGAAAAGCTGCCGAAGCTGCCACTTCAAGATTCTTCGTTGTATAAAGCGCTTTTTTATAGTACTTTATCGCTTCTTTATTAGCTCCGGAACTCTCAAGCATCTCGCCCTTGTAAATATAGCCCCATTGCGCATAGACATTTCCTTTATGTTCACTAAAAAGCCTATCAAAGAAATAATCTGCATCTGTATTTTGACCTATCTTCGCATAGGCCTTTGCCATCAAGGAAAGCACTTCAGGAACATTCTCATCCGAAGAGTACTCACGCAGAAACTCTTTTGCCAGTGCAATGACATTATCATAATTTTTAATTTTATCATTGATTTTAATCTTATAATAAATAAGTTCCGATTTAAAAAGTGTGTGTGGATAGGCTGAAAGAACATCGTCAATCATCTCAATGGCTTCGTCATATCTCTTTTTCTTGAAAAATCTTTTGATTTTCAGATACTCCGTTACATCTTCGACTTTTTTAATTTTGACAGGATTACCCTGCAGGTCCAAACTTCCTACATATGGAAGTTTGTCCTTATCAAGAAAAAAAGGAAAATTAAGTGCCAACTCTGATTTTGACTCCTGCTTTATTAATGGTAAAACTTTTTTATAGCCAATAATTGTCCAACTTTTAGCCATTTTCACATTGGCCGTAAATACTGTATCATCTTTACTCAAATCAAAGACATTGGCAATGAGCTTCATCTTATAAAAAGGCTTGATAGATACAAAAAAAGTATCTTTTTTAGTAAAGCTGTGCACTATAAAAAAATCGTTCTGAAGTGACGGTACTAACTGTGCCGGTTTTTTAGAAAATGCACAGACTATCTCTTTGGTTACATCGAGGTCATCTTTAAGTTCTTGGCAAACAAAACTGCTTTTGTCTGAGATAAGTAGAATGGAATATTTTGTGAAATTGTCTTTTGCACTCTCGATTG
Proteins encoded in this window:
- a CDS encoding histidinol-phosphatase; this encodes MIVDLHNHTPLCNHAEGEIEEYIEAAIQKGTKVFGFSDHAPMDFDPEYRMKFEDMQAYEASVLAVKEKYKDKIEILLGYEVDYLPGHMDERVLHADVDYLIGSVHFIDEWGFDNPEFIGQYENEDIDVIWQKYFDAIEAMAKTKLFDIVGHLDLIKIFKFMPKKEITEIAKKALLAIKESDMVLEINVAGYRKPVAEAYPSKELLEEAYKLGIDITLSSDAHKPEQVGLYNDQVIAMAKSIGYRECAYFQNREKKFLPL
- a CDS encoding globin, translated to MNLKITDGELGVRPPVAKPHPGFFHEVGEERFRKLVHDHYDSIKTSDIAFLFPVFDDEDFAEAQKHAADFLIEISGGPDYFTQTRGDHQMVGRHAPFRIDEKARRVWLKLYQPLLMELEDEGISPEYIESFWNYLDIFSKWVINTKS
- the trxA gene encoding thioredoxin, which encodes MGKYIELTADNFEATLAEGVSLVDFWAPWCGPCRMIAPVIEELAEDYDGKAKICKVNTDEEQEIAVKFGIRSIPTVMFFKNGELVDQMVGAASKQAFADKLDALLA
- the trxB gene encoding thioredoxin-disulfide reductase, coding for MLDCAIVGGGPAGLTAGLYTTRGGLENVTMFEKGMPGGQITQSSEIENYPGVTGEITGMDLMMPWPEQCQKFGLKHDMSEVKQIRKDGDIFTVIKSDDSLIHAHSVIVCTGSSPRRAGFAGEDEFFGKGVSTCATCDGFFYKGKEVAVIGGGDTALEEALYLAKICTKVYLVHRRDTFRAAPNTVKRVEENDKIELVLNSVPDEVYGDAMGVNGVKVKDKEGNIRDIEVPGVFVFVGNDVNNQTLIQEDGSFLCDVNDQGQVIVDLSMKTSVPGLFAAGDMRIEAPKQVVSAAGDGAVAGIAAISYVDELLN
- the dapB gene encoding 4-hydroxy-tetrahydrodipicolinate reductase, whose amino-acid sequence is MTTIKVGVFGASGRVGKLLIEDLKNTQGMGLSSVYVRNSLDFAIDPSVLVTSDMHSFIGASDIIIDFSLPEACEALLEEAIKTPKPLVIGTTGLNTHQLNLLKQASELMPVLYATNMSLGVALLNKLVHQASAALEGFDIEIVEMHHRHKKDAPSGTALTLAESAANGRNLDLDKVRVSGRDGNIGERTKDEIAVMALRGGDIVGRHTVGFYNDGEFIELNHTATSRNTFSKGALRAGKWLSDKEPGLYSISDCLEL
- a CDS encoding tetratricopeptide repeat protein — protein: MYRYILLAFITLNAFALEISIESAKDNFTKYSILLISDKSSFVCQELKDDLDVTKEIVCAFSKKPAQLVPSLQNDFFIVHSFTKKDTFFVSIKPFYKMKLIANVFDLSKDDTVFTANVKMAKSWTIIGYKKVLPLIKQESKSELALNFPFFLDKDKLPYVGSLDLQGNPVKIKKVEDVTEYLKIKRFFKKKRYDEAIEMIDDVLSAYPHTLFKSELIYYKIKINDKIKNYDNVIALAKEFLREYSSDENVPEVLSLMAKAYAKIGQNTDADYFFDRLFSEHKGNVYAQWGYIYKGEMLESSGANKEAIKYYKKALYTTKNLEVAASAAFHLTKILISHSPKEAAKYAMKIIQAKPDFFMENIKASMKIMQTLADAGEYKTAAAIADTMLHSMGPTYDEYEELLKDKALWLAKTKDKKAALAALNSYIKKFPDGDYIDDVQTAKDGLFFEDDDQNSSVKLAEYDKLIQEYQGDFIADKALYEKAKLLLREKRYEALLAMEDELKNLDSDRFTDVGQIIKEAAVGLMESSLQKKNCKNVLVIANDYNITLSNSWDDGIYECGMKGGDFKLCKSVAFKHLKSKNIQQRKKWLYRYIKIDFETGNYSEVVDAAKDLIALIENAKKSPYKEVYRYLFDAYERLEQKENMIKTMAKIEDIFGLDYKDIDRYVAMVNLGDELKDDNMIIKYATKVMRIQKRSHSHAQSPFIEFALYSALMNKHDYNKALSVIRSLDTLKLSKNERARQKYLLGMALGKLWRDEEAQKAYNEAIKADPSSAWAKLAKSALEI